The Candidatus Izemoplasma sp. genome has a window encoding:
- a CDS encoding ferric reductase-like transmembrane domain-containing protein, translating to MSLIIFHITVFVLLATLFSKQIHRYRYIIYSIAAVLILILIDSEVNVLTLGYTGISFFIIVMYTGVLEKGYITKKLRQVRAEYAVLGTLSILPHALIYLEYILDDIGILNISLSPIFGLIAMVIIVPLFITSFHFVRRKMTYVQWKRLHQLSYLFYGLLGLHLILIQNNRQIYYIVIFLGYLILRLWAMVSKYNKHRVLKEN from the coding sequence ATGAGTCTTATTATATTTCATATAACAGTTTTTGTATTGTTGGCTACTTTGTTTTCTAAACAAATTCATCGGTATCGCTACATTATTTATTCTATTGCCGCTGTGCTTATTTTGATCTTAATTGATAGTGAAGTGAATGTGTTGACACTTGGGTATACAGGGATATCGTTTTTTATCATTGTGATGTATACAGGCGTCTTAGAAAAAGGATATATTACCAAGAAATTACGCCAAGTAAGAGCTGAGTACGCCGTATTAGGAACACTATCTATACTGCCACATGCACTCATCTACCTCGAGTATATTCTTGACGATATAGGCATATTAAATATCAGCTTATCACCGATTTTTGGACTTATAGCGATGGTAATTATTGTGCCCCTTTTTATCACATCATTTCATTTTGTTAGGCGTAAAATGACCTATGTTCAGTGGAAACGACTGCACCAATTATCTTATTTATTCTATGGCCTTCTTGGACTTCATCTCATTCTCATACAAAACAATAGACAGATTTACTATATTGTTATTTTTTTGGGGTATCTAATACTGCGCCTTTGGGCAATGGTCTCTAAATACAATAAACATAGAGTGCTTAAAGAAAATTAG